In Desulfovibrio sp. 86, the following proteins share a genomic window:
- the nifH gene encoding nitrogenase iron protein, which produces MRQVAIYGKGGIGKSTTTQNLNAGLGEMGKHIMIVGCDPKADSTRLILGGLAQQSVLDTLREEGEDIDLDLVLKEGFKGIRCVESGGPEPGVGCAGRGIITSIGLLERLGAYTEDLDYVFYDVLGDVVCGGFAMPIREGKAREIYIVASGEMMALYAANNICKGVKKYANTGGVRLGGIICNSRKVDGEAELVAAVAKEIGSQMIHFVPRDNMVQRAEINKQTVIEFDPSCGQADEYRTLAKKIDGNDMFVVPKPLSQERLEELLMEHGILDA; this is translated from the coding sequence ATGCGCCAGGTAGCAATTTACGGAAAGGGCGGCATCGGCAAGTCCACCACCACACAGAACCTCAATGCCGGTCTCGGCGAAATGGGCAAGCACATCATGATCGTGGGCTGTGACCCCAAGGCGGACTCCACCCGCCTCATCCTCGGCGGCCTTGCCCAGCAGAGCGTGCTGGACACCCTGCGTGAGGAAGGCGAGGACATCGACCTCGATCTGGTGCTCAAAGAAGGCTTCAAGGGCATCCGCTGCGTGGAATCCGGCGGCCCCGAACCGGGAGTGGGCTGCGCCGGGCGCGGCATCATCACCTCCATCGGTCTTCTGGAACGCCTCGGCGCCTACACCGAGGATCTTGACTACGTTTTCTACGACGTTTTGGGCGACGTCGTGTGCGGCGGCTTTGCCATGCCCATCCGCGAAGGCAAGGCCCGGGAAATCTACATCGTGGCCTCTGGCGAAATGATGGCGCTGTACGCCGCCAACAACATCTGCAAGGGCGTAAAAAAATACGCCAATACCGGCGGCGTGCGCCTGGGCGGCATCATCTGCAACAGCCGCAAGGTTGATGGCGAAGCCGAGCTTGTGGCCGCAGTGGCCAAGGAAATCGGCAGCCAGATGATCCACTTCGTTCCCCGCGACAACATGGTGCAACGAGCTGAAATCAACAAGCAGACGGTCATCGAGTTCGATCCTTCCTGCGGACAGGCCGACGAATACCGTACCCTGGCCAAAAAGATTGACGGCAACGACATGTTCGTCGTTCCCAAGCCCCTGAGCCAGGAAAGGCTTGAAGAACTGCTGATGGAACACGGCATCCTGGACGCCTAA
- a CDS encoding sigma-54-dependent Fis family transcriptional regulator: MQCNATPSLLFMNAGQCLDTLDRVLTALSPGHSFQESLQELLAALAEDMHFDRPHIVVQDPDSGELRLSLSYDQADSPEAAYAPGSGITGQVFAEGRPIIVPCMRGRADFKNRMFGRSEEEMARLAFICVPVHVENGDKTEVVGILSADTPTAPQAELDLRCRFLQTVAILVGRQVAWLQEELSRRHACILADEPLANGLPSSIIARSKSMHHVLRRLTQAGAGKATVLLRGESGVGKELMAQALHAASPRRNNPLVMLNCAALPSELIEGELFGWRKGAFTGAVQNRAGLFRQADGGTLFLDEVGDLSAIAQAKVLRALQEGEIQPLGDERRIKVDVRLVCATNRPLEELVEQGLFREDLYYRINVFPVFIPPLRERPEDILPMVEHFIEMFSKEYGRPVRRVSTPAIDILLAYHWPGNVRELRNVLERAVLICDDAVLRSHHLPGMLQGEKLGAPIWATGTMGLTETVANVERELIIAALAKAGGNIHQAARDLNITYRIIYYKMKKYDIDFKKYLSPSITGSRAAALTPGSETRGIS, from the coding sequence GTGCAGTGCAACGCGACACCCTCCCTGTTGTTTATGAATGCGGGGCAATGTCTCGACACCCTTGACCGGGTGCTGACGGCTCTTTCCCCTGGCCATTCCTTTCAAGAATCCTTGCAGGAACTTCTGGCGGCCCTTGCTGAAGACATGCATTTCGACAGGCCGCACATCGTGGTGCAGGACCCGGACAGCGGCGAGTTGCGGCTGTCTCTGTCCTACGATCAGGCCGACTCCCCGGAGGCGGCCTATGCGCCGGGGTCGGGCATCACGGGGCAGGTCTTTGCCGAGGGGCGTCCCATTATTGTGCCCTGTATGCGCGGGCGGGCGGATTTCAAGAACCGCATGTTCGGCCGCAGTGAAGAAGAAATGGCCCGCCTGGCCTTTATCTGCGTGCCTGTGCATGTGGAAAACGGCGACAAGACCGAAGTGGTGGGCATCCTCAGTGCCGATACGCCCACAGCGCCCCAGGCCGAACTGGATTTGCGCTGCCGTTTTTTGCAGACGGTGGCCATTTTGGTGGGCAGGCAGGTGGCCTGGTTGCAGGAAGAACTGAGCAGAAGGCACGCCTGCATACTTGCTGACGAACCCTTGGCCAACGGACTGCCATCATCCATCATCGCCCGGTCAAAAAGCATGCATCACGTGTTGCGACGCCTGACGCAGGCCGGGGCGGGCAAAGCCACGGTGCTGCTGCGGGGCGAATCCGGCGTGGGCAAGGAGCTCATGGCGCAGGCCCTGCACGCGGCCAGCCCCCGGCGCAATAATCCGCTGGTGATGCTCAACTGCGCGGCCCTGCCTTCAGAGCTTATCGAAGGCGAACTGTTCGGCTGGCGCAAGGGGGCCTTTACCGGAGCGGTGCAGAACAGGGCGGGCTTGTTCCGCCAGGCCGATGGGGGCACGCTTTTTCTGGATGAGGTGGGAGATCTGTCGGCCATAGCCCAGGCCAAGGTGCTGCGGGCCTTGCAGGAAGGCGAGATACAGCCCCTGGGCGACGAGCGGCGCATCAAGGTGGATGTGCGGCTGGTCTGCGCCACCAACCGTCCGCTGGAAGAACTGGTGGAGCAGGGGCTGTTTCGTGAAGACCTGTACTACCGCATCAATGTCTTTCCCGTGTTCATCCCGCCCCTGCGGGAAAGGCCGGAAGACATCCTGCCCATGGTTGAGCATTTTATCGAGATGTTCAGCAAGGAATACGGGCGGCCGGTGCGGCGCGTCTCAACCCCGGCCATTGATATCCTGCTTGCCTACCACTGGCCCGGCAACGTGCGCGAACTGCGAAACGTGCTGGAAAGGGCGGTGCTCATCTGTGACGACGCAGTGCTGCGCTCGCACCATTTGCCGGGCATGCTCCAGGGTGAAAAGCTCGGCGCGCCCATCTGGGCGACGGGCACTATGGGCCTGACGGAAACCGTGGCCAATGTGGAGCGCGAGCTCATTATCGCCGCCCTGGCCAAGGCAGGGGGCAATATACACCAGGCCGCACGGGACTTGAACATAACATATCGTATCATTTATTATAAAATGAAGAAGTACGATATTGATTTCAAAAAGTATCTGTCCCCCAGCATAACGGGTTCAAGGGCGGCAGCGCTGACGCCAGGATCAGAGACGCGCGGCATCTCGTAG
- the ggt gene encoding gamma-glutamyltransferase, with product MFMSFLSLAKRKTLPVMLACGLLSPVATSHAQDAPQYTATISAATNPLSTRGIVTSPNYLASQAGLEILRKGGTAVDAAIATASTLAVVYPQMCTLGGDNFWLIYNAKTGELKALNASGRSGEKATIDFYKSKGVSKIPSRGYLAANTVPGVVSGWGAAYEYSKGSMKSSLRWKDLLASAIDYADKGFPVSTSLAFWSKINTNPADSEFRNLQRFDAFRKTYLHPDGSPYTVGQVMRLPELAGTLRQLADKGSKEFYTGDIAKRIVADLQANGGLLTLSDFAAHKADWVKPIYADYRGYKAANFPPNTQGMASLEILNVLNNFDIKAMGQGTADYYHALIEATKEAFADRDKYLSDPDFVTIPLDYLLSAQHGKEQAARIRMDKAAEKVTPLDPKGDTIWLGVVDSEGNAVSLIQSIYHDFGSGIVAGGTGVLLQNRGSFFSLDPNHVNHLEPRKRTFHTLNPAMLLKNGKPFLVYGTMGGEGQPQTQAAIVTRVVDFGMTPQEAISAPRWLYGRTWGAASNDLKLEGRIPKNVVDELQRRGHPVRSVEDYTDTMGHAGAILVDQASGVLQGATDPRGDGLAAAY from the coding sequence ATGTTTATGAGTTTTCTGTCTCTGGCAAAGCGCAAGACATTGCCGGTCATGCTGGCCTGCGGCCTGCTGTCGCCCGTCGCCACAAGCCATGCGCAAGACGCCCCCCAGTATACGGCAACCATTTCTGCCGCCACAAACCCCTTGAGCACACGGGGCATTGTCACCTCGCCCAACTACCTTGCCTCCCAGGCCGGGCTGGAGATTCTGCGCAAAGGCGGAACCGCCGTAGACGCGGCCATTGCCACGGCCTCCACGCTGGCGGTGGTCTATCCGCAGATGTGCACGCTGGGCGGCGACAACTTCTGGTTGATCTACAATGCCAAAACCGGAGAACTGAAGGCCCTGAACGCCAGCGGCCGCTCCGGCGAAAAAGCCACCATCGATTTTTACAAGTCCAAGGGGGTCTCCAAAATACCTTCGCGCGGCTACCTGGCAGCCAACACTGTTCCCGGCGTGGTTTCGGGCTGGGGAGCAGCTTACGAATACAGCAAGGGCAGCATGAAGAGTTCCCTGCGCTGGAAAGACCTGCTGGCCTCGGCCATTGACTATGCCGACAAGGGCTTTCCTGTCAGCACCTCGCTGGCTTTCTGGAGCAAGATCAACACCAATCCTGCCGACTCTGAATTCCGCAACCTGCAGCGGTTTGACGCCTTCCGCAAAACCTATCTGCACCCTGACGGCAGCCCCTACACGGTGGGTCAGGTCATGCGCCTGCCCGAACTGGCCGGCACTTTGCGCCAACTTGCCGACAAAGGCTCCAAAGAATTTTACACAGGCGACATTGCCAAGCGTATTGTGGCCGATTTGCAGGCCAACGGCGGCCTGCTGACGCTCAGCGACTTTGCGGCGCACAAGGCGGATTGGGTAAAGCCCATCTACGCCGACTACCGGGGCTACAAGGCGGCGAACTTCCCCCCCAACACCCAGGGCATGGCTTCGCTGGAAATCCTGAACGTGCTTAACAATTTTGACATCAAGGCCATGGGCCAAGGCACGGCAGACTATTATCACGCCCTCATTGAAGCCACAAAAGAAGCCTTTGCCGACCGCGACAAATACCTCTCCGACCCTGATTTTGTTACGATTCCTCTGGATTATCTGCTGTCTGCGCAGCATGGCAAAGAGCAGGCCGCACGCATTCGCATGGACAAGGCCGCTGAAAAGGTGACGCCCCTTGACCCCAAGGGCGACACTATCTGGCTTGGCGTGGTGGACTCTGAAGGCAATGCCGTTTCACTGATCCAGAGCATCTATCACGACTTCGGCTCTGGCATCGTTGCGGGCGGCACAGGCGTGCTGCTGCAGAACCGGGGCAGTTTCTTTTCGCTTGATCCAAACCACGTGAACCATCTTGAGCCACGCAAGCGTACGTTCCACACGCTCAACCCCGCCATGCTGCTCAAAAACGGCAAACCCTTTCTGGTATACGGCACCATGGGCGGCGAAGGCCAACCCCAGACCCAGGCCGCCATTGTCACCCGCGTGGTCGATTTTGGCATGACGCCGCAAGAGGCCATCTCCGCGCCCCGCTGGCTCTATGGCCGCACCTGGGGCGCAGCTTCCAATGACCTCAAGCTTGAGGGACGAATCCCCAAAAATGTCGTGGATGAACTGCAACGTCGCGGACATCCTGTGCGCTCGGTTGAGGACTATACCGACACCATGGGCCATGCCGGCGCCATTCTTGTGGATCAGGCCAGCGGCGTGCTCCAGGGCGCGACCGACCCCCGTGGCGACGGCCTTGCCGCTGCGTATTAG
- a CDS encoding FAD-dependent oxidoreductase gives MKIAVIGAGPAGLSCALELARKGQDVTVFEADTAVGGISRTISIWGMNVDYGPHRFFTMDKRVADFWIDTIRDDFILVDRLTRIFYKNKFFDYPLKPLNAFVGLGFIESLYCGFSYLKASIDPKKNEKSFADWVSNRFGQRLYEIFFKTYSEKLWGISCDELDADFAAQRIKGLNLYEAVKNALFKGKAQHKTLVEQFAYPRHGAGEVYERIADRFAALGGSVRLGVSVERLVIKDGRVSGLDTSEGFFACDEVVSTMPLTDIIEHTDAFSDAVKKSSRQLTYRNTTLVYLNIAQADIFKDNWIYVHANNLQTGRITNFRNWSPDMLHGKGEAILMLEYWSYDQDELWRMDDSALIDLARREITATGLVEGRAVGEGHVVRIHRSYPVYARGYETHLKVLQDAVDAVQGLTCIGRNGSFKYNNQDHSILMGLLAAENIADGARHDLWKINTDYDYQEGKSALNEERSK, from the coding sequence GTGAAAATTGCCGTCATCGGAGCAGGCCCGGCGGGGCTTTCTTGTGCGCTGGAACTGGCTCGCAAAGGGCAAGATGTTACAGTTTTCGAGGCGGATACGGCCGTGGGCGGCATTTCGCGCACCATCTCGATCTGGGGAATGAACGTCGATTACGGCCCCCACCGTTTTTTTACGATGGACAAACGGGTTGCCGATTTTTGGATAGATACCATACGCGACGATTTTATTCTCGTGGACCGGCTGACCCGAATTTTCTACAAGAACAAATTTTTTGATTACCCCCTTAAGCCTCTTAATGCTTTTGTAGGCTTGGGCTTTATAGAATCATTATATTGCGGTTTTTCCTATCTCAAGGCATCCATTGATCCAAAGAAAAATGAAAAGTCGTTTGCCGATTGGGTCTCCAACCGTTTCGGACAGCGTCTGTACGAGATATTTTTCAAAACATATTCGGAAAAGCTTTGGGGAATTTCCTGCGATGAGCTGGACGCAGACTTCGCTGCACAGCGCATCAAGGGGCTGAACCTTTATGAGGCGGTTAAGAACGCTTTGTTCAAAGGAAAAGCGCAGCACAAAACGCTTGTTGAGCAGTTCGCCTATCCGCGCCATGGCGCAGGTGAAGTGTATGAACGCATCGCTGACAGATTTGCCGCGCTTGGGGGAAGCGTTCGCCTGGGAGTATCCGTTGAACGCCTCGTCATCAAGGATGGCCGTGTGAGCGGGCTTGATACAAGCGAGGGCTTTTTTGCTTGTGACGAAGTCGTCTCAACGATGCCCCTGACCGATATCATTGAGCACACGGACGCCTTCAGCGATGCTGTAAAAAAGTCGTCCCGACAGCTCACGTACCGTAACACTACGCTTGTTTACCTGAATATCGCGCAAGCAGACATATTTAAAGACAACTGGATTTACGTTCACGCCAACAATCTTCAAACAGGCCGCATAACGAATTTCAGAAACTGGTCCCCAGACATGCTGCATGGGAAGGGTGAAGCCATCCTTATGCTGGAATACTGGTCTTATGATCAGGACGAGCTGTGGCGCATGGACGATTCTGCGTTAATTGACCTTGCGCGGCGTGAAATTACTGCAACTGGTCTGGTAGAGGGACGCGCTGTTGGGGAAGGGCATGTTGTGCGTATTCATCGTTCGTATCCCGTCTATGCCCGTGGCTATGAAACCCATCTGAAAGTCTTGCAAGATGCGGTGGACGCGGTGCAAGGGTTGACCTGCATCGGCCGCAACGGTTCATTCAAATACAACAATCAGGACCATTCCATACTCATGGGACTGTTGGCTGCAGAGAACATCGCGGACGGTGCGCGCCACGACCTTTGGAAAATCAATACCGACTATGACTACCAGGAAGGGAAAAGTGCCCTGAATGAGGAGCGGTCAAAATGA
- the galE gene encoding UDP-glucose 4-epimerase GalE: protein MKVVVTGGAGYIGSHTCKELAKQGHTVVVYDNLSTGHRSFVKWGDFFHGDIRDMQALRSCLKKYQPDGIIHFAASAYVGESVINPGKYYSNNVGGTLCILESMREEQVPNIVVSSSCAVYGQPETLPIDESCPLAPINPYGASKFFMERMLSDFSVAHGICFTSLRYFNAAGCDFDGEVGEDHEPETHLIPRVLQAALGMIEQLEVFGADYPTPDGTCIRDYIHVCDLATAHVTALEQMVSGGKSNCINLGTGSGFSIKEIIRQTEKIVGKPVPHVIKARRKGDPAELVANASAAQHLLAWYPQYSSLELIINSALGYMTANR from the coding sequence ATGAAAGTTGTCGTGACAGGTGGGGCTGGCTACATCGGCAGCCACACGTGTAAAGAATTGGCGAAGCAGGGGCACACGGTAGTTGTTTACGACAATCTGAGCACCGGCCATAGGTCTTTTGTGAAATGGGGAGACTTTTTTCACGGTGATATCCGTGACATGCAAGCGCTGCGCTCGTGCCTGAAAAAATATCAGCCCGATGGCATCATCCATTTCGCGGCGTCTGCGTACGTTGGGGAATCGGTAATTAATCCAGGAAAGTATTATTCCAACAATGTCGGCGGCACATTATGCATTCTTGAGAGCATGCGTGAAGAGCAGGTGCCCAATATTGTTGTTTCAAGTTCCTGCGCTGTCTATGGGCAGCCTGAAACATTGCCCATTGACGAGTCGTGCCCTTTAGCGCCCATCAATCCTTATGGCGCGTCCAAATTTTTTATGGAGCGGATGCTTTCAGATTTTTCAGTTGCGCACGGCATTTGCTTCACGTCACTGCGGTACTTCAATGCAGCGGGATGCGATTTTGATGGCGAAGTGGGCGAAGACCATGAGCCCGAGACTCATCTTATACCGCGCGTTTTGCAGGCGGCACTGGGGATGATTGAGCAGCTTGAAGTCTTTGGGGCAGATTATCCCACGCCAGACGGAACATGCATACGCGACTACATCCATGTCTGCGATCTTGCCACTGCCCACGTAACCGCGTTGGAACAAATGGTCAGCGGGGGAAAATCAAATTGCATTAATCTGGGAACGGGAAGCGGGTTTTCAATAAAAGAGATCATTCGCCAGACGGAAAAGATCGTCGGCAAGCCTGTGCCACATGTCATAAAAGCACGCAGAAAGGGAGACCCTGCGGAATTAGTGGCCAACGCGTCCGCCGCGCAACACCTTCTCGCCTGGTATCCACAGTACAGCTCATTGGAGTTGATAATAAATTCGGCTTTGGGCTACATGACCGCAAACAGATGA
- a CDS encoding toll/interleukin-1 receptor domain-containing protein, which translates to MLVKAFLSHHSADKDIVRPIADNLTRLQCYFDEQSFESGVTFDESIQAGLSDSLIFVLIIGKETLGREYVKKEISLAKELYQKSLLRTVLTFIISDDVDLTQIPTWMKKIKYEISTDVSYITRSIQSKIDSISTSANSAIIGRDADSSDFEALTLDKNKKNNVYFFSGLSGIGRKTFSKHILKTKLSLPIALIVDIKPGDGPLEVAFNIRDKYDIESKEDEKLLYIAMCSKNMDEKNDFLIAVIKSAVSRREAIILDDQGGLFKIDGTTNEDIIKVLNKVSLEKNLPVFVVTKRTPSIDLRFKHLHLRALTQIASKILLTQLTQKAESSAEDLDTIVNVCNGYPPSIQYSAELIERYGVDKALIEKIKKSSFSIFADYLNDLQITDEAKQLLVLLIRYSPLSIAMISEYMRSEAGKVFDIVSNLIDNSILEVVHGNFYEISKPIEYNVTKLLEGEINTLDHARMAAVLQGVLERCGNQIKLRLLFERLLTRSKLFSNVKYNKADMFSFTSDILRMAQDEYNDKEYKKAIEYSEIVINEDANSSEAFEIIIKSHIHDDNFKTAEEYIERYKKFGRPQSIHFLEGFLSRYDNKIDLAIKSYNFALENGYRGASIHRELAQCYILLPNDNLALKHAQIAYEMNDNNIFILDIYANALSRTGQQDAARGVIEKMLKIQESDFTLLRASVFEFARSNYSAAYSFVMRAVKIAQKPTFELCFQAAMCCLEHQDDISGARDIYKQITEKFKNKRPDVQSALLMRIYIAEKNSEAAKLIYNKIKNSSTLTVVNVIRNLSSRNLLPL; encoded by the coding sequence ATGTTGGTAAAAGCGTTTCTATCACATCACAGCGCTGATAAAGACATCGTTCGTCCCATTGCTGACAACCTCACGAGACTTCAATGTTATTTTGATGAGCAATCATTTGAAAGCGGTGTTACGTTTGACGAATCAATACAAGCAGGACTTAGTGATTCACTAATATTTGTCTTAATAATCGGGAAAGAAACATTAGGCAGAGAATATGTAAAAAAAGAAATATCTTTGGCCAAAGAATTATACCAAAAAAGTCTTCTAAGAACAGTACTAACCTTTATCATTTCAGATGATGTGGACTTAACGCAAATACCAACGTGGATGAAAAAAATTAAGTATGAAATATCAACAGATGTTTCCTATATTACTAGATCTATACAGTCGAAAATTGACAGCATTAGCACATCAGCTAATAGCGCCATTATAGGTAGAGATGCCGATTCCTCTGATTTTGAAGCCCTCACGCTGGATAAAAATAAAAAAAACAATGTATACTTTTTTTCTGGCTTGAGTGGGATAGGGAGAAAGACTTTTTCCAAACACATACTAAAAACTAAATTATCGCTGCCAATTGCGTTAATCGTCGATATAAAGCCTGGCGATGGTCCTCTTGAGGTCGCTTTTAACATAAGGGACAAATATGACATTGAATCGAAAGAAGATGAAAAATTATTATATATAGCGATGTGTTCAAAAAATATGGATGAAAAAAATGATTTTCTTATCGCGGTCATCAAAAGCGCTGTGTCCCGGCGCGAGGCAATTATATTGGATGATCAAGGCGGTCTTTTTAAAATTGATGGTACTACAAATGAAGATATCATTAAGGTTTTAAATAAAGTTTCTTTAGAGAAAAATTTGCCTGTCTTTGTTGTTACAAAGCGCACACCGTCTATTGATTTAAGGTTTAAACATCTTCACTTACGGGCATTGACGCAAATTGCATCAAAAATTCTCCTAACGCAACTGACGCAAAAGGCAGAATCCTCTGCTGAAGATTTGGACACTATTGTCAACGTTTGCAATGGATATCCACCTTCTATTCAGTATTCCGCAGAGTTGATTGAACGATATGGCGTGGACAAGGCTCTTATCGAAAAAATCAAGAAATCTTCTTTTAGCATTTTTGCCGACTACTTAAACGACTTGCAAATCACAGACGAAGCCAAACAGCTTCTTGTGCTACTCATACGGTACAGCCCGTTATCAATAGCAATGATTTCAGAGTATATGAGGTCTGAAGCTGGTAAAGTTTTTGATATAGTTTCAAATCTGATTGATAACTCAATATTAGAGGTTGTACATGGAAATTTTTACGAAATATCGAAACCCATTGAATATAATGTTACAAAATTATTAGAAGGCGAAATAAATACATTGGATCACGCTAGGATGGCTGCTGTTCTCCAAGGTGTTTTAGAAAGATGTGGTAATCAAATTAAGCTTCGTCTTTTATTCGAACGATTGTTAACGCGTTCAAAGCTATTTTCTAATGTAAAATATAATAAGGCTGACATGTTTAGCTTTACTTCTGATATTTTGCGAATGGCACAAGACGAATATAATGATAAGGAATATAAAAAAGCTATTGAATACTCTGAAATTGTAATTAATGAGGATGCAAATAGCTCTGAAGCATTTGAAATAATAATAAAATCACATATACATGATGATAATTTTAAAACAGCAGAAGAGTATATCGAGCGATATAAAAAGTTTGGAAGGCCTCAATCTATCCATTTTTTAGAAGGTTTCCTGAGTAGGTATGATAATAAAATTGATCTTGCTATAAAAAGCTACAACTTTGCACTTGAAAACGGGTATAGGGGTGCGTCAATACATCGAGAACTGGCCCAATGCTATATTCTTTTGCCCAATGATAATCTTGCACTTAAGCATGCACAAATTGCATATGAAATGAATGATAACAATATTTTTATATTAGATATTTATGCAAATGCTCTTTCAAGAACAGGGCAACAGGATGCGGCAAGAGGCGTTATTGAAAAAATGCTTAAAATTCAAGAATCAGATTTTACACTTTTGCGCGCTTCTGTGTTTGAATTCGCTAGAAGCAATTATTCTGCGGCATATAGTTTTGTTATGCGTGCAGTTAAGATTGCTCAAAAACCGACATTTGAGTTGTGCTTTCAGGCGGCGATGTGTTGCTTAGAGCATCAAGACGATATTTCAGGCGCGAGGGATATATACAAACAAATAACTGAAAAATTTAAAAATAAACGTCCAGATGTTCAATCTGCGTTGCTGATGCGTATCTATATTGCTGAAAAAAATAGTGAAGCAGCAAAATTAATATATAATAAAATTAAAAATTCAAGTACCTTAACTGTAGTAAATGTCATAAGAAATTTGTCTTCAAGAAATTTACTGCCATTATGA
- a CDS encoding tyrosine-type recombinase/integrase — translation MAILEIVKKNGVVFRAYFKFQGHQYSKICYSRKEAKEWEHDAKLALSQQQATPPSLMYSHASRVYLQDCKVRLTPNTFLEQKRHLCEFAVFLTKDVAMTDITKAIATSFIRSIESERGGKAADRRIRTLKALWNWHKDAVPRNPWRFVAKPAVEQYVKYVPTPDDISKVLAAAKPWQADLLNTLLLTGARVSEILNLTWEDVAEHSLKLWTRKRKGGARQYRTLPIGSSLHAIITAQRAITGNTTHVFINPNTGGPYSTRQQTIRDMMKNLCKKAQVKSFGFHAIRHFFAVSLIQSQQAGLTDIQLLLGHQRATTTDIYLKSVSPDINHLAAIIESAVQPAASRMHEVEADG, via the coding sequence ATGGCAATACTCGAAATCGTGAAAAAGAATGGAGTCGTGTTCCGAGCCTACTTCAAGTTTCAGGGGCACCAGTACTCAAAAATTTGCTACAGCCGAAAAGAGGCAAAGGAGTGGGAGCACGACGCAAAACTGGCTCTCAGTCAGCAGCAAGCTACGCCTCCGAGTTTGATGTATTCCCATGCTAGCAGGGTCTACTTGCAGGACTGCAAGGTGCGGTTGACGCCCAACACGTTTCTTGAGCAAAAACGCCACCTCTGCGAGTTTGCGGTTTTCCTTACGAAGGATGTCGCCATGACTGACATCACGAAGGCCATCGCTACCAGTTTCATACGTTCAATTGAAAGTGAGCGTGGGGGCAAAGCTGCTGATCGCCGCATACGCACTTTGAAAGCCCTCTGGAATTGGCACAAGGACGCTGTTCCACGGAACCCCTGGCGTTTTGTTGCCAAACCCGCTGTGGAACAATACGTCAAGTATGTGCCCACCCCTGACGACATCAGCAAGGTTCTTGCTGCGGCAAAACCGTGGCAAGCTGATTTGCTCAACACGCTGCTGCTCACAGGGGCCAGAGTAAGCGAAATTCTCAACCTAACGTGGGAAGACGTTGCCGAGCACTCATTGAAGCTTTGGACGAGGAAGCGCAAGGGAGGGGCAAGGCAGTACCGGACTTTGCCCATAGGCAGCAGCTTACATGCCATTATAACGGCCCAAAGGGCGATAACAGGCAACACGACCCATGTTTTCATCAATCCCAACACTGGAGGGCCGTATTCAACTCGCCAGCAAACCATACGGGATATGATGAAAAACCTTTGCAAGAAGGCTCAGGTCAAAAGCTTTGGTTTTCATGCCATACGGCATTTTTTCGCCGTGAGCCTTATCCAGTCACAACAGGCGGGTTTGACGGACATTCAGCTTCTCTTGGGGCATCAGAGGGCCACAACGACCGACATCTACCTGAAAAGCGTGTCGCCAGACATCAACCACTTGGCGGCTATTATTGAAAGTGCGGTTCAGCCAGCAGCTAGCCGTATGCACGAGGTTGAAGCCGACGGATAA